The following coding sequences lie in one Rutidosis leptorrhynchoides isolate AG116_Rl617_1_P2 chromosome 4, CSIRO_AGI_Rlap_v1, whole genome shotgun sequence genomic window:
- the LOC139845118 gene encoding thaumatin-like protein 1: MDLLSSSSSTSPIAHILTIFIALSLLSKGIFGVTFTFANKCDYTVWPGLLANAGSPSLDTTGFELPEDSFRSFQAPTGWSGRFWGRTGCKFGRSGSGSCQTGDCGSGEVECNGAGAAPPATLAEFTLGTGGSDFYDVSLVDGYNVAMIVEASGGSGLCETTGCVNDLNQQCPSELRVESGHGCRSACEAFGSPEYCCSGAYNTPATCKPSVYSQMFKSVCPRSYSYAYDDPTSTFTCAGADYTVTFCPSMPSQKSSRDTPPVATPTTDDNATPNGGADSTGSGTGSEYGYGALTGSGSGSSYGSETGSGAISGTGSDKVTGSGSVSGSGSGSEALEANGSWLAGLAMGDSTCTQPYGATVSFIILLFFLFG, from the exons atgGATCTACTCTCTTCTTCTTCCTCCACCTCACCCATTGCTCATATATTAACTATCTTTATTGCTTTGTCATTACTCTCAAAAG GCATATTTGGAGTTACATTCACATTTGCCAACAAATGTGATTACACAGTTTGGCCAGGTTTACTCGCCAATGCCGGAAGTCCATCACTTGACACCACGGGTTTTGAGCTCCCGGAAGATAGCTTTCGTTCATTCCAAGCTCCCACCGGCTGGTCCGGCCGGTTCTGGGGTCGAACCGGCTGCAAGTTCGGAAGATCCGGTTCAGGGTCTTGCCAAACCGGTGACTGCGGTTCCGGTGAGGTAGAATGCAACGGTGCCGGAGCCGCGCCGCCGGCAACACTAGCGGAATTTACACTGGGAACCGGCGGTTCGGACTTTTATGATGTCAGTTTAGTAGACGGGTACAATGTCGCAATGATTGTTGAGGCTTCGGGTGGGTCGGGTTTATGTGAAACAACCGGGTGTGTGAATGATTTGAACCAGCAGTGCCCGAGTGAGTTACGGGTCGAGTCGGGTCATGGTTGTAGGAGCGCGTGTGAAGCGTTTGGGAGTCCGGAATATTGTTGTAGTGGCGCGTATAATACACCCGCTACGTGTAAACCGTCGGTGTATTCGCAGATGTTTAAGTCGGTTTGTCCTAGATCGTATAGCTATGCGTATGATGATCCAACTAGTACGTTCACTTGTGCCGGAGCTGATTATACGGTGACGTTTTGTCCATCTATGCCAAG TCAGAAATCTTCTCGTGACACGCCACCTGTTGCAACCCCCACAACCGATGATAACGCCACACCAAATGGTGGTGCCGACAGCACCGGGTCGGGTACTGGATCCGAATATGGGTACGGAGCATTGACTGGCTCCGGTTCCGGGTCAAGTTATGGTTCCGAAACCGGATCCGGTGCAATATCTGGGACAGGTTCTGATAAAGTAACAGGGTCGGGTTCAGTTTCTGGGTCAGGGTCGGGATCTGAAGCCCTAGAGGCAAATGGATCATGGTTAGCTGGTTTAGCAATGGGTGATTCAACATGTACTCAACCATATGGTGCCACTGTTTCTTTTATCattctcttgttctttttatttggttAG